CTTGTGGACGGAATGGTGATATTAATTACATTTTTCATTGCCTGTTGTACGAACCCTCTCTCTAAACGAGTGAAAAAGAAGGACCGTGCCGAAATAATGTCGCCAGGCCTGGCAATTATCACCCACCTAATCGCAGTGGTTAAtcattttgcatttttcgAAGTAATGTGGCTAATGGAAAGGTGGAATTTTCGCCGGGCACTGCTAGGAATCATATCAGTAATTTTGGTTCAAACCTGTATCATTAAAATCATCACAggactgctgctgacaagAGAGCTCAAACACTCGAGAAGTTCTGTGTCTTGGTGGACAGGCGGTTGGGCGACTTCTGAGTTAGGGTGGATGGTTACGACCCAGCCAATACGGGAGTATATTTGCAAGGTCATGGAAATGAGTCTTTTTGCACTGGATTTTACGCTCGGacatttcattttctttgtaCAGAGCCCGCTATTATCAATACCATACATTGATCGATGGCACAGTATGATGTTGTTTTGGCTGAGACCCAAAAAGCAGAAACTGTCGGAAAAGCTCGTGTCATCTACTACCACTGTTTGGCGGCAAAATAGGCGGATGAGGAGGTACTCAGCTTTGTTTCTTCTAGTGATGATATTGTTCATGGCAGCCTTGATTGGGCCAGCATTTATCCCCGAGGAATACAAAAATGCGGTTGCTGATTATGTAGAGTCGTATTATCCTGGAATCGTAAGCCCCACCCCAGCTCGTTAAGGAAAATAGAAACGATAGTTATAATCTAATTAATAAAAGTTCCCTAGTTGTTTACACGCTCCCATGGGCTGAACGGGGAGAATGTGATATATATTCtaattaaataaatctCCCTAGTTATTTACACACTGCCTCATAGACAGAAGGGAAGCTAAAGGTAAAGTCAAAATAAATTCTATTTCAGAGCCAAATTTATGAGATCTCGCGAATATGGTTCATAGGTAACGGCTTTTCCGAGGCCTGATGATTGAAAAAATCACTCGTCCTCAATGGTCTAACATTAATCTCGGTGTTGTCGTCATCCACCCTTTTTCCATTGACAAAATTATTACGAATATACTCTCTCATCGACACCATGGCAGCATTTCTACAAGCTTCCTTGATATCACTGCCGCTCATTCCAGCAGTCTGTTCAACGACAAAATCCAAGTCAAACCCTGGATCCAACTTCGCACCGTTTAACATGATTTCTAAAATCTTTCGGCGCTCGGGTGcctgaggaagaggaacCGCAAACCGTTTTGGCAGTCTTCGCAATATAGCACTATCAATGTCATTGGGTCTATTAGTAGCACCTAGAACCAGCACACGGCCCTCACTAGTCAGACCATCCCAGAGTGTCATAAACTCGGCTTTAAGCATCGAAGTGATCTCATGGTCAGTAGACTGCCGTTCTCTAAGAAACGAGTCAATCTCgtcaataaaaataatgcATGGTTGTAGCTTCTGGGCCAGCGAAAAAATCGCCGCTACTAGCTTGTTACTCTCGCCGAACCACTTGTCCATGATCGTAGacattttgatattgatgaaattTGCCGAGCTCTCAGCTGCAAGAGCCTTGGCAAGCATCGTCTTTCCACAACCCGGTGGACCATATAATAGCACTCCCTTGGGTGCCTGCAACAGACTCGAATGGTGTGAATATAGCCCTGGTCTGTACGGGTTAGTATACGAAGGTTATGGCGgggtgttgcctccggcggctggggctccgccccagaccccgtggctcctgcttcgcaggagatggctgggaccgtggaggAGTGACAGCTACAGTGATGGCAAGCGTTCCcgctgataagataacTTTATCAGTACCAGTTGGAGAGCTTTGGCAAAAGATGCTGCCACCAGGTTTGGTCACCGTTAGATAGACGGACTCATCACACATCACAAATCACTTACACCGTCAATGGATACAAAACACTCTCACGGAGTTCGTCTATGATGTCCTCGAGACCACCCACATCCTTAAACTGGACTTTTATCTCTGCTGGAGTGACCACCGAAGCCACTATTATCTGCTCATAATCATCGAGCTCTAGTTCTAGTCCTGGGTGTCTTGCCTGGAGTCGTTGTAATGACGCATTTGCCTTCTTTTTAGCTTCTGCACTATGAGGACCATCTCCTATCTGGCTCATCAAATGGCTGAACAGATAATATATCGAGGCACTGGCTCCTATCAGGAATGCTATATCTGCCAGTACTCGTGGATCAAACTTGATTCGAGACATGTTCGGTGGCTAACGGTGATTTCGAATTCAAATTTCAAACTCAATTAAATGAAATGGGCCAGTTCTCAATTTGAGTCCCGAGTTATATCTGGCGTGCTGTTTTCCCAGTGATACTTTATAAATTAGTCGAGAGCTGGTCAGTGACAAATTCGAAATTTACAGCAGTCAATGTTGCAGTTGCAGGAAGTACCGCGGCGATGAACCACTGAGCTAAAGAGAGCGGTGAAGCCACTCATGTCAGCCTCATCATGAATAATTCCTCCAGAAAAAAGTACTTGGTCAGGCTGGGACACCAGCAACCTTCAGCAAACCCCGAATGGCATTACCAAATACAAAACTCAACAGAATCCAACGTAGATATAtcaaaagtaaaaaaaaaagaccatAGTACAGCGTTACACAGATCCTATTCAAACgggaaaaaagaaacactCCGATACAGGGAATCGAACCCTGATCTGGACGGTGAGAGCGTCCTGTGCTAGCCATTACACCATATCGGATTATTGCTGAACACTTTCTGCTCAGAATTTCCCTGAGACTGTTTTCCTCGAACGGTCGCTGCCTCcgggggctggggctctgccccagaccccgtggctcgcttcgctcgatGCTTAGATTTTGGTCACAAGCACTATAGAACGGTTTAGGGCAGCGAAATGCCACGTTATACGGTCTCagcaacgagcgaagcgagccacggggtctggggcggatTATTAtgccgccggaggcagtaaCCACCAGGCCCGCGAGCACGTCACACGTGTGGAAGAGCGGTTTTGTGGCCCTGATGCAAGAAATTCGGCGAGAcgagaaaaatatatttgcGAGTGTGCAGGGTGCAGATAATACCCCTGAAAAGTACTATTTCGCCGAGTTACATGCGGGAGCGACATCTGGCAACGGCATTTGCCCGCGAGCTGTCAGACACTTCGGGTAAAGAATTCTATCGAACTCCCCACAATTTTAGACAGAATCGACATGGGCAATTCTGGTAGTAGTGTCATTGGCGTCGAAAACAGCAGTAGAAACCACCTAGTCGCATGTATAGTATAGACTTTCAACAAGatttattcattcattcattcacCCAGGTTCGcatgaaaaaaatagaacATGGGGACATAGCAAGGTGAAGAAATAAATGGGTGTAAAAAGCTAACAGGAGTGTCTAGAGCTCTGGCTGTAACATACGACATCACCCATGAGTAACTTCAGTGAGTGTAACTTAACTGCAATTGCATCAAATCATGATCAGTCGAGACTGTAGCTGTATTCTGGGTTCCCGATGCACTCAGTCTCTATCAGTTCATGTGAAAACACTTTGAGACTCGGTCCAATCAGTTCAATCAGTTCGTCTGCTCAAACAAGCCAATCAACCTAATTCAGTTCAACCggatcaccaccagaaccgTTACACAGCAGGCCAACCGACCGGCGAGCTTTCTAGAAAACCGACGCAGCTGCAAGCAGTCCTGCAACCTGCATCAGAAGAACTCACAGGTCAGTCGAAAGAAA
The Sugiyamaella lignohabitans strain CBS 10342 chromosome A, complete sequence genome window above contains:
- the MSP1 gene encoding Msp1p (Mitochondrial protein involved in mitochondrial protein sorting; putative membrane-spanning ATPase; GO_component: GO:0016021 - integral component of membrane [Evidence IEA]; GO_component: GO:0016020 - membrane [Evidence IEA]; GO_component: GO:0005741 - mitochondrial outer membrane [Evidence IEA,IEA]; GO_component: GO:0005741 - mitochondrial outer membrane [Evidence IDA] [PMID 16407407]; GO_component: GO:0005741 - mitochondrial outer membrane [Evidence IDA] [PMID 8226973]; GO_component: GO:0005739 - mitochondrion [Evidence IEA]; GO_component: GO:0005739 - mitochondrion [Evidence IDA] [PMID 16823961]; GO_function: GO:0005524 - ATP binding [Evidence IEA,IEA]; GO_function: GO:0016887 - ATPase activity [Evidence ISS] [PMID 8226973]; GO_function: GO:0017111 - nucleoside-triphosphatase activity [Evidence IEA]; GO_function: GO:0000166 - nucleotide binding [Evidence IEA,IEA]; GO_process: GO:0008152 - metabolic process [Evidence IEA]; GO_process: GO:0006626 - protein targeting to mitochondrion [Evidence IGI] [PMID 8226973]) gives rise to the protein MLAKALAAESSANFINIKMSTIMDKWFGESNKLVAAIFSLAQKLQPCIIFIDEIDSFLRERQSTDHEITSMLKAEFMTLWDGLTSEGRVLVLGATNRPNDIDSAILRRLPKRFAVPLPQAPERRKILEIMLNGAKLDPGFDLDFVVEQTAGMSGSDIKEACRNAAMVSMREYIRNNFVNGKRVDDDNTEINVRPLRTSDFFNHQASEKPLPMNHIREIS
- the MSP1 gene encoding Msp1p (Mitochondrial protein involved in mitochondrial protein sorting; putative membrane-spanning ATPase; GO_component: GO:0016021 - integral component of membrane [Evidence IEA]; GO_component: GO:0016020 - membrane [Evidence IEA]; GO_component: GO:0005741 - mitochondrial outer membrane [Evidence IEA,IEA]; GO_component: GO:0005741 - mitochondrial outer membrane [Evidence IDA] [PMID 16407407]; GO_component: GO:0005741 - mitochondrial outer membrane [Evidence IDA] [PMID 8226973]; GO_component: GO:0005739 - mitochondrion [Evidence IEA]; GO_component: GO:0005739 - mitochondrion [Evidence IDA] [PMID 16823961]; GO_function: GO:0005524 - ATP binding [Evidence IEA,IEA]; GO_function: GO:0016887 - ATPase activity [Evidence ISS] [PMID 8226973]; GO_function: GO:0017111 - nucleoside-triphosphatase activity [Evidence IEA]; GO_function: GO:0000166 - nucleotide binding [Evidence IEA,IEA]; GO_process: GO:0008152 - metabolic process [Evidence IEA]; GO_process: GO:0006626 - protein targeting to mitochondrion [Evidence IGI] [PMID 8226973]), with translation MSRIKFDPRVLADIAFLIGASASIYYLFSHLMSQIGDGPHSAEAKKKANASLQRLQARHPGLELELDDYEQIIVASVVTPAEIKVQFKDVGGLEDIIDELRESVLYPLTV